AGGCTTAGAAACATCCCATCATATATGTGATGCAAATCAAAAATCATCACACTCGCCTCAATGTTTTCATCTGGTGCCAGTTTGGTGCTGACTGGCTGAAACCCAGAGGTTTGATTTAGATTATAAAGCTGAGTTCTTTTTTATCTCTTGCACCTCTGGTTCTCAGGCTTTGAGCTGATGGGCAGCGTCTCAAACTACTTCACTGACTTTGAGGAAAAATCCCAAGTGGTCGAGTGGAGGAATCTGGTTTATCTCATAGCCAGGAGATACATCGGTGAGTGCtgaatgattatttaaaaaatgattccAACCTGGTTGCATGAAAGTTGAAATTTTACCCTTTTGTATGTCATTATTGAATATTACACATATTTGCATCATTTCAACCCTCTGAAATGTTGATTCTGAATCTCAGACAGATATGGCCTGGGAATTGTTTCTCACTGGAACTTTGAAACGTGGAATGAGCCAAACAACCATGACTTCGATAATGTCACCGTATCCATTCAAGGTAAAGtcataatagtttttaatatgaGGAAATTGTGACTGTAATTTTGGCTTTTTGAAGGGATCTGGATTTTATGGCTTCAATCTTTTCCATACATGGCACATCtttgtgtatttcattttttaaggGAGCTGGGGTTATAAGGTTTATGTGTGAAATAATCACTTGAGTGATGTTAGATCAGATCACTCACAAACTTAATTTCACTAAAGGCCGATTTGTTCAATAATTTCACTCCTACACTTagtattaaaatatatactGTACCAGCCACAATAAGGTACTGATTTTACATAAAAATGGAATTAACCAATCACTATTGTGACCGGCAATGTGATGTATATGTTTTTGTACAACTATACAGAGAACACTGTGCTGAGATACAGTGCTAAAATTCAGCTCATTCAAATGATTGTTTATTAAAATAAGATGCAATAAAAGTTGGCTTAGAAATATTTCTCTTTGCTGTGAGAATGAATAGACACATAGGCGTGCAGGAGTTGTGCCCATGACCATTTTTGTGGCTCTTCTCTTTTTCAGGGTTCCTGAACTACTATGACGCCTGTTCGGAGGGTCTGCGTGCTGCCAGCCCCCTTCTGAGGTTCGGGGGTCCCGGAGACTCCTGTCATTCCCCCCCACACTCTCCATACTGCTGGGCCATGCTGCAGCACTGCTACAACGGCACCAACTACTTCACTGGAGAGTCTGGGGTCAGGCTTGACTTCATCGCCCTGCACAAGAAGGTGGGGTTTTCTGGATGTTACCTTATCAGGTCAATTTCGATACCAGGTCATGAGAAGTTTCACAGAATGattgaaatatatattatattatcagcACGGTCTCCAGGTGTTTGGTTTGAATTCCCGTCCTGCTGGGACCTTTCTGTGCAGTTTTCATGTCAGGGCTGCTTCACATCCAGCTTCCTTCCACCCACTGCACAAAGACAGATTGAAGTTCAGTGGAGAGTCTTTTTGTTGGAAGCTgactctctgtttctgtccctCAGGGAGGAGGCTATTCGTTGCCCATCCTCCAGCAGGAGATCCAGACAGTAGTGGAGATCCAGGAGCGTTTCCCCCGGTTCCGCAGCCTCCCTGTGTATAATGATGAGGCTGACCCTCTGGTGGGCTGGTCCAGGCCTCAGGGGTGGAGGGCCGATGTGACCTACGCTGCCATGGTGGTGAAGGTGAGGtgaagggatggagaagagcaACATTATACCCACAGAGTAAAGTTCTATTAGAACCTTGGAATGGTGAAGACCAACATTCATCTCTAAGTACGAGTGCAGAGGAAAGTGAAATGGGTCTCGATAGAGCTAACTTCTCATAGGTATAAGtcctgtgatggaaatctggagatacaagaggctggaaacaacaaagttatctacgtgtatttaataaggggctttctgcagaaaggatcaacacagggaaaccacaagggtctcagagtgaggatgaagaacagtcaaaaacacagatcttatatagaaggatttagggctgtccttctgaaccaatccaggaaggttacatgggtgggggaaggagaggaatctaaacattagcagctgattcacatgtgtttccttaggtgataagaagacatccactccttcctttgatgggtaattaagtaacaaatggtcAACAAATGTTgacgtatttcaacactaacagttccgaccataaaacagctcaagtcttaaacatttggggtatgtaaatacaagtcataaaagtctcttacaaggctgtagaaacttactatccaaatacaaaatagtttgttaagcatatttagttaatttttctactacagtcccctaaacatgtctgatttgtttcatcCATGAGTTACTCTCTGATAAATtaacaaaaatttaaaaaaaacatctcacatCTCACAATCTTAAATAAGTTGAAAAGATAtgcgtggatctgcctcctgatccagatccgcaACTAAATAtaatgagttcttccctgacacatGAATCATCCTACCACCAAGTTTCGTAGTAGTTTctttgtaatcctgctaaataacagacaaacaaatgcagagggGAGGAAATGATATACAGTgggcaaaaaagtatttagtcagccaccaattgtgcaagttctcccacttaaaaagatgagagaggcctgtaattttcatcataggtatacctcaactatgagagacaaaattagaagaaaaaaaatccagaaaatcacatttatttacatttatttgcaAATTATGGtggaaaataagtatttttcaaTAACAAAAGTTCATCTCAATACTTTGTTATATACCCCTTGTTGGCAATGACAGAGGTCAAACGTTTTCTGTAAGTCTTCACAAGCTTTTCACACACTGTTGCTGGTATTTTGGCCCATTCCTCCATGCATATCTCCTCTAGAGCAGTGATGTTTTGGGGCTGTCGCTGGGCAACACAGACTTTCAActccctccacagattttctatggggttgagatctggagaCTGGCTAGGCCACTCCAGGACCTTGAAATGCTTCTTACGAAGTCACTCCTTCGTTGCCCGGGCGGTGTGTTTGGGATCATTGTCATGCTGAAAGACCCAGCCACGTTTCATCTTCAATGCCCTTACTGATGGAAGGAGGTTTTCACTCAAAATCTCGCGATACATGGTCCCCTTCATTCTTTCCTTTACACGGATCAGTCGTCCTGGTCCCCTTGCAGAAAAACAGCCTCAAAGCATGATGTTTCCACCCCCATGCATCACAGTaggtatggtgttctttggaTGCCACTCGGcattctttctcctccaaacaCGACGAGTTGAGTTTTTACCAAAAAGTTCTATTTTGATTTCATCTGACCATATGACATTCTCCCATCCTCTTCTGGATCATCCAAATGCTCTCTAGCAAACTTCAGACGGGCCTGGACATGTACAGGCTTAAGCAGGGGGACACGTCTGGCACTGCAGGATTTGAGTCCCTGGCGGCGTAGTGTGTTACTGACGGTAGCCTTTGTTACTTTGGTCCCAACTCTCTGCAGGTCATTCACTAGGTCCCCCTGTGTGGTTCTGGGATTTTTGTCCACCGTTCTTGTGATCATTTTGACCCCACGGGGTGAGATCTTGCGTGGAGCCCCAGATCGAGGGAGATTATCAGTGGTCTTGTATGTCttccattttctaataattGCTCCCACAGTTGATTTATTCACACCAAGATTCAGTCTTCCCAGCCTGGTGCAGGTCTACAATTTTGTTTCTGGTGTcctttgacagctctttggtcttGGCCATAGTGGAGTTTGGAGTGTGACTGTTTGAGGTTGTGGACAGGTTCAAACAGGTGCCATTAATACAGGTAATGAGAGGAGGACGTAGGAGCCTCTTAAAGAAGAAGTTACAGGTCTGTGAGAGACGTAAAATCTTGCTTGTTTGTAGGTGACCACATTTTTTTACTGAGGAATTTaccaattaattcattaaaaatccTGCAATGTGATTTCCTGGATTCTTTCCCCCCATTCTGTTTCTCATAGTTGAGGTATACCTATGATGAAAATTACAGGCAtctctcatctttttaagtgggagaacttgcacaattggtggctgactaaatactttttttgccccactgtatatttaaacacatttgagAAGATGATTACTCTCACTATGACTACAGCTCCACCAATTTATCAGTAgatcaataaaaaatgtttgcTGATAGGGAAAGACCTTGATTCTACAGATGAAACAATCGATTAAGGACTGTGACGGAAGACATTGAAGTTATCATAGCATCACTTTAGATTTTTCAGAAAATATTGACTGAAATAGAAACAATAAGTTAAGTCTGACCAGTCCTCTGTCCCGCTCCCTTCAACAGGTGATAAGACAGCACCAGGAtctgctgctctcagaccccAACAGCACCATCAACTACACCCTGCTGAGCAACGACAACGCTTTCCTCAGCTACCACCCGCACCCCTTCACCCAGCGCACGCTGACGGCACGCTTCCAGGTCAACAACACCCAGCCGCCTCACGTCCAGCTCATCAGGAAGCCTGTCCTCACTGTCATGGGCCTGCTGGCTTTACTAGGTGACGCTCCAGGGTTTTATGAGGAAATGTATGATTGAGGTGTGTTGGCTGATGTGTGGCTTTTCATAAGTAGACCCAGTGTAGCTAACGCTCCGCTCTCCAGGATGTTGCTGCTTCATGTGTCCCAGTCTCATTGTAACAGCCCTGCTGTGTGTGATCTCACGTTCAGGAGAGACCCAGGTCCTGGCTCGGGTTCTGAACGCAGCAGGAACCAGCAACAGTACAGTGGGAGTTCTCGCCAGCAGCCACAAGCCTGTGATTCCAGGAGGCTCAGACAGCTGGCAGGCGGCAGCACTGGTCTACAACAGTGACGACAACCGCACCTCCACcaacactgatgatgtcaccgtTTCACTGACAGGACTGGCTGCACAGAAGGGTGCGTTTACCAAAAGACTGTTGGCTTTAATGCTTTAGTGTCAGAATATTGATCTAATAACTGAAATCTTACAGGACGTTATTTCTGTATGCGTGTGATTCACTTCAGCGCTGCGTGTGCTGTGCGTTGTGTGTATCCAGGTCTTGTGTATGTCACGTATTACATGGACAACAACGTGAGCAACCCGTCCCAGCTGTGGCAGAGCATGGGCTGCCCCGACTATCCCACGGCAGAACAGTTCAGACGGCTCAGAGGGATGGAGGTAAACAGgactgatgtttttttattatcagtATTTTAAAATTGGATACAAACATCAACATTACatggttgttgttttcatttgaatttattcaacccaattttattctcactATTATGATGCTTGGTTATTTGTCGTGCAGGTTGAGTGTttgttaaaaacaaaccagtCAACGTTCGTATAAAGCTGTAAAATTGCTTATACAGTGTACATAGAATATTATACATCCATTTGATAATGTAAATTATGAAAAAAGCTATTAGAAACTATTAAActattaaaaactatttcaaatgtaatttttaaCCATTATTGTTAGAAAACGAAAACATTCAAGTTCAATTTAGAGTAAAAACATACTCTTCAGCCTTCAAAGTTTATTTGTCTCCATGCAGGGTTCatacggtcatggaaaacctggaaaagtcatggaattttaaaattagtttttccaggcctggaaaagtcatggaaaaaaattatctcccaaaagttttggaaaagtcatggaattttgttatattaatattttcatgttgttcattttagGGATGGACATAATTAATAGACGATGAGtttcgtcgatgacattattttttcatggatgaaaactattgcatgttcgctatgtggcaggacgtcggaatatccgagttgccttGAACGCATCACAGCGAGAATGTTAGCATTTGGAGAAAGCAGCCCGGAGCTTACCTgcgctgctcggcttcatgtccgcacacggaccgtcagtccacctggaggggaacccggacagacccgggtctgtgtcaggggttccgggagttagGGCGTGACAATAACTTGACTGAGAGGGCGAGAACAGTCAAATTCAGCTAGCTCCAAACGGGGCTTAgtctagagcaggggttttcaaattgGGTGAATGTGAGCCTCCCCTTAGAGTAGGTAAGGACAGCCGAGCCTCCCctccaaaaaaatgaatcccGTCCGCCTGACCTAACCCACACACGCCTCTTCAGTAAATgccatcttttgtgtgttccaggcaatgatgattttcaataactaatcaaatgtaatgttgaagacattttatttccacaacttttttaaaagtgcattcaTAAACGATTCTTTGCAACAGCAAATCATTTCCAACTTCATGCAGGCCTAATTGAGGCTACTtttaaaattaggcctatccacaagtcaacaaaacatgcttAACATGTGTAATCGGCGCCAAAGCTACAACCAACGACATCCGACGGCTGATCGGTGCTGTGTGACCGGGCTTTAAGCgcacatttgaaggagatgCACATCGTCTCGAAAAGAATCTGCACAATGGACAACTCTCTGATCAATGAACGACAACGGCATATTATCAGATCGAAcagattcacatattttcatgaaatttgttaACGATTTCAGCCACGTACAAcctcaaatttaaacaacaaacaaaatgcgtcaaattcacatcatttgcgcTACGAGCGGCATCAACCCTATGGCCCACCCAATTCATGGattcaagacaacacaacattgactttcaattgaatcgtccatatcagtgggaacaatgaggcctcgcttttgatgcacagaggtgttcgatgcggggctgcagtgcagagagaaatatacacaagtcgtcctccacctgcagccttgatctgtatttgtttttaatcacggtcagtgtggaaaacccacacacacacaagtacgtgGAGGTAAAGGGGATTAAGACTTCCATAGCCCTATTGGAGATCTGGGGGAACTCGCTCTCCACAGACAACCAGAAACGCATTCAAGATCATTTTTCCTACGTTTTTTGCTgggtcctgtctcctcccttaatgctgactcctgttgacttgggacagggaaacgatgcattttaaaactaatacacgcacgcacaattaTCGATATCACTAGAGCTGcatacagatgtgtattttgtttttgcgagtgtctcgtgtcgcgcctcccctttggctctttggcgccccccaggggaggcgcgcctcacctattgaaaaccactggtctagagtacagcagcgcatattttcaagtgttacCAGTGAACagatcccgtttaactgccacaagagttgttcatcttcgaataaagatctcaatgaggaaacacgcttggttttttctattttcactgcattttaatatagcctataaatagtgaatattaatatgaaaatattaatgattaatcgaaaattgatcgttaattctcccaacgatcgattaagaccatttaattgaatgcccatccctagttcatttacgctgagttttaaataattcatatgcttttaaagaaatacgctaaaatataagcaggcatacttgggtttgtgtaatttaaagtatactgtatgccttggaattctcattgttagtttgaatactacattgtcactttttcgcgaatacaccgagatttcacaaaatgttcggtcaaggaaatttggtttaaagtcatggaaaagtcatggaaaagtcatggaaaagtcatggaaatccactgGTCAAAATATGTATGAACCCTGTCCATGTGACCCTGAGGTTCTTATGACAGATTAGTTACAGCAAGAGTTCAAATAAGTATTAAGAGTCTCGCACGGCCATTTTGGGGGTTGTTTAAGTACCACGGCATTAGACAATATACTATAATCACATATCTATGCGTTGGATGGTGTCTGATTGATTGAAACTACAGAATCTCACACTGTCAAGCTGCAACTTTGCTCTAACATGTTTGAGTTGAGTTATTTGACCCACTGATGAGGTGTCGTCTTGTCAGGAGCCTCGTGTTGATGGACCCTGGGAGGTTCCTGCAGGCGACACTCTGACTCTGAAAGCCAAACTGTCCGTGCCCTCCCTTCTCCTCATCCACGTTTGTGCTCGGCCCAAAGCTCCGCCTGACCAGGTCGGTAGCAACAACACACGAAAACAATGTAAACTTAAAACAACTCTGAGTGTATCTCAAAGCCTGATACTCTCTAACTCAATATGTGAACAGGTTAATGGATTACGCTTTGTGAGGATCACCAAAGGCCAAGTTCTGATCGTCTGGTCTGACCACTGCGTTGATTCCAAGTAAGTGCACAAAACTAATGATATCCCTATGTATTTAATCTAGCAATCCCCAAAAAATGATAAAGGATGGGAAGTAGATACAGCTTCTTATCCTAAGGTAATAATGCAAAGCAGCTCCGAAGATTGAATCCCTTTATCATGATGTTGAAATGCAGTGGAAAGGTCCATAAATGTTGTCATCCATCATATGTTTTCCTGTCTTCTGTGCAGATGCATCAAGACTTTTGAAGTTGAATTCTCCGCAGACCACAAGAAATTCAGCAGGATTAATACACAGGACACCATCTTTACTTCATACGTCTTTTCACCAGGTGAGAATTCCTTCAAGGATTGAACAAGTGATGAAAATCAGCAGCATTATGTTATAGAAATAACAACGTATACCATGCTGTGTTCTGTAGTGGACCTAGAAGTCAGCGGTGTGTACAGAGTGCGAGCTGTGGACTACTGGGGAAGGCCTGGCTCGTATTCACTGCCAGAGAAGTATTCAGAGAAGCAATAGACCAGGGTCATGTGACACCTTGATAAATGCAGTGTTAAAATCAGATTTTACTGTTGATACTTTCTACACAGGGTCACTTGTGTCTCCACTGTTATCAAAATAGatatattaaaatgtcactAGACAATGAGATGAGTAATCTGATTACACTGTTACCAACGGAACAAAAAATCGAATAGTTACATTCCTCTTCTTTACATAtctgtattttatattatattttatatacttGAAATATCACAGAtttttatatgttatatgttaatAAGTAAAAGTTGGATCATCATTGTCAATTATTAAACAAAGTTGTTTTTGCAACAGCAAGTTTTTGTACAAAATTTATTGTCACCAATACAGATGGATTACAGTGCATCACGGTTGATTTGTCACATTCACTCAAACCCTccttgttttcattggattacatttggaaatttatttttgtttatggaaGAATTAGTATTGAATTGATCTGATCGTTCTCTTCTGTGCCGTTGGAACATAGCAAATCCTAATTAGAACAGGATtattctcctctctccatctctgagaGGAACTCTGTCTCTATCTTGGGCAGGATGATCAATCCATGGCTGTTCAATAAACTCCAGCTTAGGTCCAATTTAGCAAGCTCCTGTTAAGAATAGAAGAACAAGTGATAGATGAGTTTACATGTAGCACAGAGCTAAACATTAAGACTTAATATCAGGGAAAATCTCGGTGAACTATTTGTCATCCTTTTTCTaagtttaaaaattaaaaatacacactCTTTTACAAATTTAGCAGCGTTTGTTTACTTCTAGTCTTACGATTCAGAGAATCAGCTAAGACTGAGTGCCTACCGGTCTGCAGCACAGGCTGGAACTGTCCGGCCATGCAGACCTCCTCCTGCTTTTGGCGAACGACTCTCTGGATGGCGGGGGAGAGGCCACGGGGGTTGCGGGAGAAGACCAGGGAGTAGCCGTCCTCGCAGCTTCCATCCTCCTTTTGGGTGCGGCAGGCGTAAGTGATGGCGTAGTTTTCATAGTCTGTGTCAATGACCCAGTAGTTGTCACCTGGAagagcagagaagcaggagttaATCACagttgtgtgtgacagagagctAAAGGATGTGTACACCTGAGGAGGCTCACCGCCACTGGACAGGTAGCTGGCCAGGCCCTGGTAGTTCATGAACATCTTGCCGGGGGTACCGGGATCGGGCACGGAGTACTGAGCAGCCATGTCCGCGCACACAACCCAGAACCTGGAAGTCATAGATATGTCACATTTGTAAGCAGGAATGCATTTATGCAGTTTGGCTTGAATATATCGTATTTAATATAGCGAACTCTAAAAATGACTATGACCCACCCAAAGAGAGTGACTCTGCCCTTGGAGGAGGCCACCATGGAGCCATCGTCTCCAACGGTGTATTCAGCAGAGATGTTATCCTGCAGGAACAAACCCTCGGGGTCTTTCTTCTGCAGAGCGTACCATTTTCCAGCGTACTGTCATCACAAATAACAAAACGTCAAAAAATCAATCGATAATTTTATTTCAACACAATTCCCTTTTGTGCTTGTGTGAATGAAATGCAAGACACTATTACATTGTATGCAGATGATATCCTGGTTTATCTGGAGTTTGGATTAGTTTTCCCTACTTGTCTTCTAACATACTATTTATGGAATTATATGTATTCCTAAAAGAGTGTACTCACTCTCACGGGGTCGAAGTCCTCTTTGACTATGAAGCTGTCTACCACGCAGGAGGCCAGGCTCTGCTCGATGCAGGCCAGGATCAACACCGCCACGGCAAACATTGGGATGTCCATTCTAGAGGAAAACCCAAAttgagcaaatgtaaaaaaaacaattctgttTCTTATTTACAGCTGCACAAATCTCAATCAAAAAGCTACTTAAGCACGTCTACTGTAAAAAGATGAGTAAATCCCCTCCACACAGCATGCGCCTACCTGAAGTGCAGGGTGAAGCAGAAGGAGGTTTTCAGTGTCTGAGCTGTGGTGAGCAGACAGTGTCTCAGTCTTTTATACACGATGCTCGGACAAGCtcaatgatttattttcaattcTTGAACCTAAATGCAGAGTTTAAATCTACCAATAATCCAGTTAACAAAATCCCCTGTTATAAGCAGATGAACCCTCAGTGTTTAGCCTTTATGTAATTGTTGTCAGGAATGTATAATGGCCCCCGGTGGTGAAGAGGTGGCCTGAGCCTCAAGTCACATGTCCACACCGAAGGTTTTTATATGGAGCAAACAAGTGTATTTTCGGCACTGAGTTCACGTTGGAACCACAGACTGTTCAGGTGGGAACCTTATTATAGGACCAAGTGTTAAAAGCACTGACTTACTGAGTCACACCAGAgagaaaataatgtaaatacagGGTGAATGAAAGACTCTGACATAATTTTATGATAAATCTGGAGTTTGTTTTGTCCATTATCCAGCCATCttctttcaagttttttttgtgtccatCTGCAGATAAAGTTCCCAAACAGAGATAGAGTTCCAAAAACTGAACAAAGTTGATGACTGAGCAGAAAAGTTCTGTTATTATGCTTCATTACATTCCCAACTGGCCTTAATAACTGGGGACACAATTGATAAACCTCAGTTTATTATTGATAGATTTTAACTTTTGAAAGTGACTGTATGTGCACCTCAAGCATGagggttttcttgttttttagttttttatttgggTGCAAAACAGAAGTTCCACAAATGCTTTACACccattaaataatataaatataaaatactttATGGCATAACTGCTAATGTGATGAGAAGCTGAAGAAAAGAGGGGAGCTTTCTCAGTGACAATCAACATTTTACATAAGAAATTAGTCTGAAGAACAGCGCAGAGTAATGAACTCCTGTGATGTTATGAGAGCCGACACTCAGGTGTAATTGGATGATGACAATTATTCTGCTCATGTTAAGTAACGTTCTGTCATCTTGTCCGTTAATGCTACCAGAGCTTAGACCTGTAATCCCGGGCCAAACTtacaggaaacaaacagctgAGGTGTGTTCAAGGGAGTTCACACCACTTCATAATCAGCAGAGTTACAGAGAGATCCAAAAGTGGGACATAACTCTATTTCACAGGTAAAACGTGCCTTCCCTTTGGCTGCAGCTGATGCAATTATTAATCGAACTACTTTTTCTTACCAAAACTTCAATTAGATCAAAGAGTGTAGAACCAAATTTTGGAGAACCACCTAATAGCCGTCCGTTTTGAATTTGTTGAACCTGTTTTGACTTTTATTAAATTCCTTTTCATTAAGTGaaacgtttttatttttttattttaaacatttgataTTTCCCATTCTAACATATTTTTAAGCAATGGAACAATGTTTTTCTGATATCTATGTTGTGATATGCTTGTGTAAAGTTGCATGCAGATCCCAGTAAACCCATTCACCCCTGACAGGTTCCCATCACCGGTCTCCAGGGGATATTTTTGCTTTGTGCTACAATAGGTGAGAGCTAAGTACAAGTTAGACGCATGGAAGCTACTGTATATTTTTGGTTGACCTCGGTATTGTTTTGGTTCTAATAACAACCTGTGCTTAAGATATTAAGTAAGGCCATGTGCTCCGACACCCTGGCCGGCCAGCAAAGTTCAAACCATTAACCAGACACAAGACGAGTCAACAGTATTAACTCTAATCTGAAAACAAGAGACAGGTTTAAATGATGCTGTTGTAGACACACACTTGCCTAACGACAGGGGAGGAGCTCAGAGTGAACATGTCTGAGCTCGAGCCACGTCAGGTTACTGGCTGATGAATGAGGCAAGTTGCATAACGAGGAAATGAGCGAGTAATTGTCAGACTGTCAATGTTCGTTGATAAACACTTTCTTCTTTGGAACATATGGATATGATTTAAATGCTCAGTAAAATGCTTTTCAAAATTAAACCTGAAAAAGGTAATTCCTTAACATACTGTCCAAATAATCAGCTGCAGAAATCATTCACATCACTATTTTTGAAAGGTAGTAAGGTAATTAATCAGTACAAAAATGGATAGTCaagaaaatttttttttaaataaaaatgtttcctACTCCAGCTCGAAACTTGTGAAAAACTCATAACTTTTGTCGTCTACCTTTATAGACTTATTTACCATCAATAAAAAGAATACCTGTTGCACCTCTTAAATTATCCTGTCCGTCTTTATCTCTCTAAGGCTGATGATTACTGCccacaataaataaagtactGAATTAACAGGGGTAATGTAGTTTATCAACATGTCATGAACAATATCTACAATAAgttttaatatttgtcatttgcTCACAACTTATGTGTAACCTTAAGAGGAATTTCAGGTTGAGGTAAACAATGCTTTTCCCATTAAACTACTTAAAATTACTATTATAAATCTTAGAATGTTCATATTACATTAATGCAacaaatttaaaacacaaataagtCAATGTAACAGATTAGACACGTTGTATTTCAAGTGAGATCCACAAAAGGTCTCAAGTAGGAAGCAGAGGAGCATCATCTGAGAACCATGCAATCACAAGTTTTTTGGTTGTTACCATATtaagacaaatgaaaaacaactgcATTTTATACTATGACTCGAGTTTTAATTGTAAAGCAACAAGTGATCACTAAAATAGTACATCTGTTTCATCTGGGCTGTAACAGTTGGTGGGGGGGAAAACGATAATTCTCATAGGTCACACGTAAGTAAACGAAGACAAAGACTACAGTGGTCATGTGTATGTTTTTTCATGGCATTGCTTTGTTACAAAACTTAACGAAATAACTT
The genomic region above belongs to Pleuronectes platessa chromosome 4, fPlePla1.1, whole genome shotgun sequence and contains:
- the idua gene encoding alpha-L-iduronidase — translated: MRISESRCVSDMRWESFSVLVFLLLFAPTSGASYVITADVSRAAGDLKHFWTSTGFCPPLPHTQSDHFDLSVDQQLNLAYVGSVPHGGIQQVRIHWMLELVTAQDIRGRPQYNFTKLDQLIDLLWMNGLRPGFELMGSVSNYFTDFEEKSQVVEWRNLVYLIARRYIDRYGLGIVSHWNFETWNEPNNHDFDNVTVSIQGFLNYYDACSEGLRAASPLLRFGGPGDSCHSPPHSPYCWAMLQHCYNGTNYFTGESGVRLDFIALHKKGGGYSLPILQQEIQTVVEIQERFPRFRSLPVYNDEADPLVGWSRPQGWRADVTYAAMVVKVIRQHQDLLLSDPNSTINYTLLSNDNAFLSYHPHPFTQRTLTARFQVNNTQPPHVQLIRKPVLTVMGLLALLGETQVLARVLNAAGTSNSTVGVLASSHKPVIPGGSDSWQAAALVYNSDDNRTSTNTDDVTVSLTGLAAQKGLVYVTYYMDNNVSNPSQLWQSMGCPDYPTAEQFRRLRGMEEPRVDGPWEVPAGDTLTLKAKLSVPSLLLIHVCARPKAPPDQVNGLRFVRITKGQVLIVWSDHCVDSKCIKTFEVEFSADHKKFSRINTQDTIFTSYVFSPVDLEVSGVYRVRAVDYWGRPGSYSLPEKYSEKQ
- the LOC128438632 gene encoding purpurin, which produces MDIPMFAVAVLILACIEQSLASCVVDSFIVKEDFDPVRYAGKWYALQKKDPEGLFLQDNISAEYTVGDDGSMVASSKGRVTLFGFWVVCADMAAQYSVPDPGTPGKMFMNYQGLASYLSSGGDNYWVIDTDYENYAITYACRTQKEDGSCEDGYSLVFSRNPRGLSPAIQRVVRQKQEEVCMAGQFQPVLQTGAC